GTATTTGGCTTCGATATTCGCCATCACTTCGGGCGATAAGGTGCGTTCGCCGGTAAATGGGCTACCGGGTGCCAGTCGCATCATGAAGAAGGAGATGGTAATCAAAACGAAGAGCGTCGGAATCGCTTCCAGAATCCGTCGCAGGATGAATTTTAACATTGCCGTACCTACCAGGCTGTTGCTTCACAAAGTAATAGGCGGTGCCGCAGCACCGCCACTGTCGATAGCCTGTGTGCTATTAGTGTTTAATTATATAAAAGTTCTTATCGAGGGTTTTATCCAGCGGATCTTTGCCGGTGTAACCGCCGACATAAGGTTTCACCAGACGCGCGTTCACGTAGTAGTAAACCGGCACGATGGTGCTGTCCTTATCGAGGATCTGTTCTGCTTTTTGATAATCCGCCGCACGACCTTTGGCGTCAGGTGCCTTGATGGCATCTTTGATCACCTGGTCATACTCAGCGCTCTTATAGTGCGAGGTGTTACTGCTGCTGTCCGAAAGCATGATGTTCAGGAACGACGTCGGTTCGTTGTAGTCCGCACACCAGGCCGCACGTGAAACGTCAAAGTTGCCCTGATGACGGGTATCCAGGAAGGTTTTCCACTCCTGGTTTTCCAGCTTGATGTTCACGCCAATGTTTTTCTTCCAGATCGATGCCGCGGCGATGGCCAGCTTTTTGTGCAGGTCGGAAGTGTTGTACAGCAGGTTGAAGGTCAACGGTTTGTCTGCGGTATAACCGGCTTCAGCCAGCAATTTCTTCGCTTCAGCGTTACGTTTTTCCTGTGACCATTTGAACCAGTCCGGCGGCAGAATTTCCATGCCATCGGTGGCCGGCGGGGTGAAGCTGTAGGCAGGCATCTGACCCTGTGCCAGTACTTTGTTCACCATGATGTCGCGATCCAGACCCAGTTTCAGCGCTGCACGTACGCGCGGATCGGTGAATGGTGCTTTCTGGTTGTTGATTTCGTAGTAGTAAGTACACAGGTACGGGTCGACATGCAGCTCTTTGCCGTTATCACGCTGCAGCTTTTTGAACAACTCAATCGGCATGTTGTTATAGGTCATGTCGCTGCCGTTCTCAGAGAAGTAACGGTTAACATCGCTCACTTCAGAGTTGATCGGCAGGAAGGTGACTTTGTTCAGTACGGTGTGGGCGTTATCCCAATATTCCGGGTTACGTACCAGCGTAATACGTTCGTTGATTACGTGATCCTGGAGTTTAAAGGCACCATTACCGACCCAGTTCTGCGGCTGAGTCCACTGCTCACCAAATTTCTCAATCGCCGGTTTGTAAACCGGTGACATCACGGAGTTAATCAGCAGTTTGTCGAAATACGGCACTGGCTCACTCAGGGTGACTTCCAGCGTGTGATCGTCCAGCGCTTTCACGCCCAGATCGGTGATCGGTTTTTTACCGGCGATGATGTCATCGACGTTAGCAATATGACCATACTGCGGATAGCTGGCATACGGGGACGCCGTTTTCGGGTCAACCAGACGCTCCCAGCTATACACAAAATCCTGTGCCGTTACCGGCGCACCGTTCGACCATTTGGCATTTTTACGCAGATGGAAAGTCCAGACTTTGTAATCTTTGTTTTCCCAGCTTTCCGCCACGCCCGGCACCGGTTTGCCGTCGCTGTCGCTCACCAGCAGACCTTCATACAGGTCACGCGCGACGTTATCTTCCGGCACGCCTTCAATTTTATGCGGGTCCAGTGACTGCACTTCGTCACCATTACCGCGCACCAGCTCCTGCTTTGCTGCCAATTGAACGCCTGCTGGCACTGTCGCTGCCAGCGCGGCATTCCCTGCCAGCGCGCCAATCGCCGCAACCACACCTAAGGCGATCAGGCTTTTCTTCGTGATGTTGTTCATTATTACGCTCCAGTTTTATTATCGTCACCGGGT
This genomic stretch from Pantoea cypripedii harbors:
- the oppA gene encoding oligopeptide ABC transporter substrate-binding protein OppA, producing the protein MNNITKKSLIALGVVAAIGALAGNAALAATVPAGVQLAAKQELVRGNGDEVQSLDPHKIEGVPEDNVARDLYEGLLVSDSDGKPVPGVAESWENKDYKVWTFHLRKNAKWSNGAPVTAQDFVYSWERLVDPKTASPYASYPQYGHIANVDDIIAGKKPITDLGVKALDDHTLEVTLSEPVPYFDKLLINSVMSPVYKPAIEKFGEQWTQPQNWVGNGAFKLQDHVINERITLVRNPEYWDNAHTVLNKVTFLPINSEVSDVNRYFSENGSDMTYNNMPIELFKKLQRDNGKELHVDPYLCTYYYEINNQKAPFTDPRVRAALKLGLDRDIMVNKVLAQGQMPAYSFTPPATDGMEILPPDWFKWSQEKRNAEAKKLLAEAGYTADKPLTFNLLYNTSDLHKKLAIAAASIWKKNIGVNIKLENQEWKTFLDTRHQGNFDVSRAAWCADYNEPTSFLNIMLSDSSSNTSHYKSAEYDQVIKDAIKAPDAKGRAADYQKAEQILDKDSTIVPVYYYVNARLVKPYVGGYTGKDPLDKTLDKNFYIIKH